TACAGTGCAGTCTTCTCTGGATTCATGTGGTACTGATAGAGGTGCAGCAGGGTATAACCGCAAGGTTTCCTTCATAATGGCTTGTAGATAGACAAGGTTCTTCACATCTGATTCATTCACTTGCCTATCCCTACCAACATGGTTGTCTAGCTCAAGTTGAGCCTTCTTCAGGACTTCAGGATTGTTGAGTAATAAAGAAAGTGCCCAGGTTAATGTCACTGCGGTGGTATCTGTCCCCCCTAGAAGAACACTCTATAAAGAACACACAAAATGTATAAGATTTTCAAGCATTCAAGGAACTAATGTAGACTGAAGTGCTTCCACTAATTATAGTTAGAAACAATCTCTTTCAGATAGCAATGGAAATCAAGTGTTTTTCTGCTAATTGTGTGTAGTTTAGGAGAGAGTATTTTACAGAAAGTTGAAGTTCATCATATAATTGAATCGGAAGGGTATTGAAAGGTTATACCATACCAGGCAAGTAGCTTTGGAGATAGTATCAGCAGTAACTGAACCACCAAAGTCTTGTATACAATCATCATCAAGGACAGAAAGCACCATATCCATGAAGTCATTCTCACCATTTACATGTTGCACAGAATTACTACTCTTGTGCTTATGCTCTTCTAAACATTTCTGAAGCGCACCGTCAAGTTCTTTAGCTGTCTTCTTCATGGCTTTCTCATATCCTCCCAAGTCCAACCACCTTAGATATGGAACTGCATCTGAGATTACAAATTCACCACCCAATTTGAAAAATTCCCTCAACGCCTTTCTTAAGCATTCAATCTCTTCATTCTCTTGCTCCAAACCGAGAAATCTCTTTCCAACAACCATCCTTAACATGACATTTGAGGTTAAATCTCCAAACCACTTCCTCATCTCCACCATCACCTTATTTGAGACACCTTTGTTTCGCTCCCACATATCAACTATATGTTTGGTACATACCTTCACCTCCGATTCCCGGACGTGTTTCAGCATCTCCAACTTGTGGCCAGAGAGGATGTGTAGCATGGCTATCTTTCTCACCTGGCGCCAGTAAGCTCCGTAAGGGCTAAAACCGAACATGGCATAGTCGTACCCCATAATCTCTGCAGCTAAAGCTTTGGGGCGGTTGGCAAAAGCTTTATCATTAGTACTGGTGAGACACTCTTTAGCCACATCCCAACTGCTCACAACAAGAGCTCGATGCACACCAAGCTTGATAGTGAAGAGCGGTCCGTACTTGTTAGCCATGTTCGCTAGGATTACGTGAGGCGGTTGCGGCCCTCCTAGGAGGGGAAGGTGGCCGAGTATTGGCCATGCACCGGGGGCTTCTGGAGGACCTCTATTCTTTGCTGTGCTTTTCTCCTTGTATTTATATATCCATACGAAAGAGACGAGGAAAAGCACAGATGCTAAGATTGTAGTTGGAGCACAAATGGAAGATGGAAGCAGAAAATCCATGGCACTAGAAACCTAAAAAGACCAAGCTATATTGTGTATGAATTTATGTGCTTAGAGAGAGGTATACATCTCTCATCTAGTGAGATAAGAGTCAAATATGAAAAAGATATGTGTGGTTTATATTGTGTATGAATTCAAACATAATCGTTTAGGTTTGAGCTGGGAAGGTGTATATACCATATGGTATCGTTCGGTCATGACGATAAGGATCATATATTGAGCAGACCGTTGAACGTGTGATGGGGAAAAGTTTATTGGTACTAGCTAGTTGGAATGCTTACTTTTAGTTGGACAATATGATCATTTTGTTTACTGATCAGGTGAACACTGCTGCATATTCACATATATGATTGTTAGTCGTGGAGGCGATGTGTTCATATATCCTTGAAAAGAGGTAGATAGGGTTGCGTGGAAACATTGTTGTAGGCTTATTGAAGATGAAGGTGACCTTTAACCGCGCACGGCTTTGTTGCTAAAGAGATGTTGGAGTATGTATTGTATTGTTCAGAGTGAAGCTCAGTTCAAACGGAATAGATTTTTCTACTACTATCAATTTTTGGTGATGGTAAAAAGATCAAATTTTTGGACTGATTATTGGGTGGGAAGATCTCCCTCAAGGTCTCTGCTTTGACATGCTGTAATAACTCGATCATATGGCCTGTACTAGACAAAGATGAATGCCAAGAGACTAACAATGAACCTGAGGATCAAAGGGAAATAACTGCTAAAGTTGCAGAGCAAATGGACAATGGCCGTTTGCCCGTTTCTGGTTGTGACTCACAAAAGGGTGACGATATGAAGGTATATTATTTTCGTTAAAAACAGATAATGCATCTCAAGTGCGAAGGCGATTACGAATCAATAACCGAGCAAAGAACTCGACTTTGGGAGGTAAAGGTAAATACCAAATACCAAACTTTAGATAGGAGATTCGACTGAGGATGAGACAGGTGTTATTGGATCTTGAATCTGATCAAAACCCATCAACAAAAATTAGTTCAACAATCTAACTAAGTAAATCAAAACTCGAAACTGTATCTTTCATTTGCTTTGTTCTTATCGAAAGTTCTATTTGATTTGTAAATTGTAACTGTTATGCAGTTTTGCTTACCCAAGACCAAAGACAGAAGCAGTGCTGTACTTGAAGCCAAGTGGCGGATAGATTATACTCGTATCTGAGCTTGACGGAATGACGTGCAGATCTTCACACTAGATGAATCCCGAAAAAATCTATCCCAAATTACTCAGTCTTGCAAAATAGTCGGTAATCTCAAGTTCTCTACGAGATAGTGCAGAGACTGTTAATAGTAGCAAAAGGAAGTCAGAAGAAATCCGACGAGGTAATTGTAAGTAATTATAAATGGCTTACATAACAAGGATGACATAGTCGAGCGAAATCAAACAGTTATATATTAGGAAAAGCATGCAGTCGATCAGCTGTGCGGCGCAGCTTGTCCTTCTTATTCACCAGCGCGCATGGTACGTCTTACATAACTTGAAACAAAACTAGTACTAGAAAACATTACAGATGGAATGCTTATCATAAAGTAACAAAATGATTCACCATAAGAACAATAGGAACTAGGGTAATTAAAATAACTATGCCTAGAAATAAAATATACCATTAAAATCTGAAACACAACAAGCCATATGTGCATATGGTTGAAACAACAACCTATTGGAAACGCTAAAACACAGTAAGGTAATTAGAAATACTAAAATAACAAGCTACTTAGGTTTTAAATCACATTTATGTATTACAAATAATGAAATAAATTAAACCGGTGCGGGTTGGTTCAAATCGAATTGCAGTTTTCCCAATCTTAATCTAGTCTGCATGTGGGTTGGAGTTTTCTTAGTCTTAATCTGATCCATTACAACCAGTGTGGTTTGCATTACAGTTTGAACCGGTGTGGTATGATGTGGTACCGCATTTCTGGTGTGAAATGCCCACCCCTACCAACAATTTTGATATTATTTTATTATTTCTGAAATAAGTTATGCAAAAAGAAAACTAGTTTCTCTTTCTTCTCTGAACTACCGCCTCTTCTGAGTCTTCTTTCACCCTCGTTCTTCTTTTGTTCTTCATGGAGAGAAACATCCACCTCTTAGTCTTCTTGCATTAAATCTCTCAATATCTGAGATTGAGATTCTCAATTTATCATAGCCGAATTGGATACCATAACTCATCGCCTTCAAATCTCTTTTCTCTACTCACTCATCGGATCTACTGCATATCGGGTATCTCCTTCCAGTTGATCAGTGATGCTTTGTAGATGGGTTGTAAAGAATTTGATTAGTTGGTGTAGTTAAGTATTGGAAGACTTGATTGCTTTGGGGTTGGATGATTCACAGTTCCGCAACGGATCTTGGGTAAGGCATCGACTTTTGATACTGGCATGCAAAGAATCGAGTGGCCAATCAAACACTCGGCCTTTTTCTCTTTTATTGCAAAAATTCTGAATGTTTGGCTGCATGAGAATTTGCAATAGCAGATGATGAAAAACAAAACCTTTGTTATGAGAGAAGAGAGAGACGAGAGAAAAACAATAAAAATAAAAAAAAAAGACAGGTTAAGTTGATCGTGTCAAATTTGACAGGGAGCCTGAGAAATGTCATCCACGATGTAGCCATCTGGATTTGACTCTTGGGTTGGAGAGGAACGCAGTAGTCATTTCTTGTCGTTGGGCACTTCAGGGGCACTACGGCCGGAGTTGCTCTTAGAGCATCTTCAATGAGGAGGTTAAATTTTTTTATTAAATTTTAAATTTGACTGCTGACATAAAATTTGATCTTTTGTAAGTTTTGCTCTCTAACCAATCGGTCAAAAAAAATAATAAATTTATAATATTTTATAAATAGTTTTATTAACACCCCACTCACTTTATCTTTATCTCCTCTCACACTTTTCTTCTCTTCTCCGATCACACCGTCCAGTTTCTTTATCCTGCAATTGCAAGTCCACTTATCCTCTAGAGACAAGGCAGCCAAGAAGCTCGAGAACAAAGACCGAATCTTCTTACTGGGTGTAGGTATGTTTGATCAAGCAATTTGGAATTACCTGCTCATTCATTGACTGCAATTTGATCCTTTTACCAGCAATCCTCTTCTTCCCTTGAACTTGATCTGCATTTCCTCTTTTTGATCTTCAAATAACAATCTAATGCTTTAGGTATTGATGCTATTGGTTTTTCTATTTCTAAATTGCAGATCAGCAAATCTGATTTGGGTTTCTTTGAAAAGAAAAAGAAAGAGAGAGAGAGAGAGAGAGAGAGAGAGAGANNNNNNNNNNNNNNNNNNNNNNNNNNNNNNNNNNNNNNNNNNNNNNNNNNGCATAATGCTAATAGGAATAGGTTTATGTAGTATTTATTGTAGGAATAGGTTCTCGTATATATATAATATATATATATATATATATATATTTCTATATATATTGTATATAATAGGAATATATATAGGTTTTATGTAGATTTCCCCAATTATTGTACATCTATGTGTGTGTGTGTATATATATATTTCTATATATAAACATAAAGCTGACCACTATCTTTCCTTTTGATTATTTTTGCCTTTGCAAAAGAAGTTGATATGTTTTTTCTTTGTTGTCGTAGGGTAATTGTTCTCGACCCTTTTATTTGTCTTTCCCTAGAAGTTTACTTCCAGGGCAGTTCATCCATTAATGTACGGGGTCTTCCGTAACTGCTGAGCTACCACAAAATTGGTTTGACAAGCAGTTTTTAGGGTTCGCTATATACGCAGTTACTAATACGGCCCAATGTGTTGATTATTATAAATTGACTGCTCAATGTTTGTGTACCTTCAAAGGAAATGGTTGCGAGTACCGTTTCAGTTTCTGTTTGTTCGATAGCAATTGGCTCGAGTGAATTCATGTGTTGGTGGGATATGTGCCATGGTCTAAATTTGACATTAATGGAGAAGAAGTGAATGAACGTCACTACACTGAGGCCAAACTTGAGATATAATTGCACATAAAGGTAAGATTCGCCATCAAATTTAAAATATTTCACATGCTTTCAACTAGGGTAAGATTCAACCCCAGCATCGAAATGTGCGGAGTTCGTTTCTATTTTAACAACAACGAGGACGAGGAAGTTGTCGGTCAAGATTTCGAGGAACGCAGTGGTAGTGACATCACAAGTGACACTATCTCTGATGAGGAGGAGCAATACCTTAAATTATCGGAAGTTTTTGAAGGTGCAAACAGAGCATTAGACAAAGGTAAATGTCCACAATATCATAAGATTCAAAATTATTGTGCTTTGCTTTATGTAGATTTCTTAATCCCAATTATATATAGGCATATATATCTATATATTGTGCTTTGCTTTATGTAGATTTTTTAATCCCAATATATATTATATATAGGAATATATATCTATATATATCTATATATATATAGGAATATACGAGAACCAAACCGAGTAATCAACCTATTTTTTTTTATAAAATTTGACCATATATATATATGATTAAATTCTTGAACGGTCCAGCTTATGTCAAACTAAAACCGTTGAAGGTCATTAAAACTAAATTGAACTTTTGAAAGCCTTAACGATCACCAAATCATATGAAATTTTGTAGAGGTGATCTACTCATATAGACCTAAGATATGAACGGTGGAGATGTAAAATTATAATCGGGAAGTTGGTGTAATGCCCTATCCCTATAAATGACTTAAAATAGGGATCCCTCAATGGAAGGGGGTTGTATATATATATATATATATATATATATATATATATATATATATATATATATATNNNNNNNNNNNNNNNNNNNNNNNNNNNNNNNNNNNNNNNNNNNNNNNNNNAATTTTGTGATGATGTTGATATATAATATTGTTATGAGTTGATCGATTTTGAGTACGTTGGATGTGTATATATATATATATATATATATATATATTTGGTTGATGATTTGATAATATATATATGAAGTTGTTCATAAGTAGTAGATATATATATATATGTTAATTAATTTATAATATTGTGTTGATGGTATGAAGTTGTTGATGATGATTTTGTGATGATGTTGATATATATATAATATTGTTATGTAATTATTAAGTATATATATATATATGTTAATTAATTTGTTATCAATTAGTTGTAGTACGTAGAATATATACTAAATGAATTGAAATTTTATATATGGCATAGAATTTAATTAATAATTAGCTAGCGTTATACATATATATTTTGTTATATTTTCAGGATATGGATATGAGTTGGATTTCGCTTCCAAAATGGGACAAAATATATGGTAAATGAGCTATGAGTTTTCTGGAATATGCGCTGGCTAATGTTAACGGGAATACAATTTTCTATTGCCCGTGCACGAAATGTCAGTGTCGCAGCGATATTCATCGATTTGCAATTAACAAAGTATGGCAGCACCTGAAGAGTAACGGGTTTTGAGAGAAATACACATGTTGGTTATATCACGGTGAAACATCATCAGGGGGTCCGCATGATCATGGGTAATTTTCTAAAACGGGCAGTACATCCAACAATCCAACAACGGCCTTCATCAACGACATGTTTTCTTATGAGAGCGGTGTATGCGCTCAAGGACAGTGTATGCCTAAGCCGGTGCAGCCCTTCCCTAGAGCTGTCAACACTGCAGGTATTGACAAGTACAACAAACTGCTTGCTTTCCAACAGACCCCTGTGTACCCCGGTTGTCAGAAGACCGTTCTTGAAAGTGTGATGGACGTAATGAAGATTAAAGTTGAGACAAAATCGACCGTGAAGGCTGTTGATGATTATCTACAGTACACTGCTTCGATGCTGCCCCACGGTCATCGTCTTCCTACCACTCATCATAAGGTCCGATGTATCCTGAAAGATCTTGGGCTTTCCTACATCAAGATCCATGCATGCAGATATGACTGCGTTCTCTTTTGGGGTAAAGATCTAGAAGGGAATGACCTTGGTGGCCTTGGCCTGTCCGGTATGTCACACTGACAGGTATAAGCTAACTCCTGCAGGCAATAGGAAACCTGTGAAGGTACTTCGGTATTTCCCGTTGAGGGATAGGTTGGAGAGTTGTACATGTCTTCACACACGGCCGAAGCTATGAGATGGCACGCTGATAGGGAATTACATTACGAAGATACCCTTATACACCTTGCTGACGGGGAGGCTTTGAAGCATATAGACAGGGAGTTTCCTCATTTTACGTCAGAGGTCCAAAATGTGAGGCTCGGGTTCTCATCCGACGGGTTCAACCCTTTTGGCAACATGAGTCTTCAATACAGTATATGGCCGGTGATTTTGGTACCGTACAACCTTTCTCCATGGATGTGCATGAAGAATGAATACAATATGTTGAGTTTGTTGATTCCGGGGCCCGGTTATCCAAGGAAGTGTCTCGATGTGTATTTGAGACCTTTGATTGAAGAGCTTAAGTTTTTGTGGGACGTTGGCCATCCCACTTATAACAAGTATATGCACGAGATGTTCCAGATGCATGTCATGGTTGTTAGTATCATCAGTGATTTTCCTGCCCGTGGGATGTTGTCGGGCAACGTTGTTAGGGGATACAAGGCTTGTCCAGAGTGCCTTAGCGATGAGGGGAGCAGCAGTCATTGCAACAAGATATGCAAATTGGGTCATCGTACTCTCCTTCCATATGATCACGAATGGCGGTTCGATGCACAAGCATTTGATGAGACCGTAGAAAACAGTGTGCCTCCCAAAAGATGGACGGGGGAAGAAATTTTAGCAGTGTTTAATGAGTACGATTTTGGGCAGCTCAGCAATCATCCCAACATTGTGGCGGCAATACCTGAAAGACCCCACATGTACAAATTCTGGACACATAAGAGCATATTCTGGGAACTCCCATATTGGAGTAAGTTGTTGATCAGGCACTACCTAGATGTGATGCACATAGAAAAGAATGTTTGCGACAGTGTGGTGGGCACAGTGCTGAACTTGGAGGGGAAGACGAAAGACGGTCTTAAAGCACGCATTGATCTAAAAAAAATGCAATTAAGAAGACATCTGTGGTTGAAAGAAGGGAAGAAAAAAATGCCTCAAGCTCACACCGTGAAGCCTGACCAGAAGAACGTAATTTTCAAGTGGATAAGTTGTATGAAGTATCATTCAGGCTATGTAGGAAACATAGTCCGGTGTGTGAACTTCCGGGACAATAAGATGTACGGGTTGAAGAGTCATGACTGTCATATCCTGCTACAACGTCTCTTCCCTGTTTTCATTCGACCGTTCCTTCCCCGTCAAGTGGTGGAGCCGTTAGTAGCGTTGGCAAGATTCTTCCAGAAGTTATGCACACGGGAAGTAAAAAAATCTAACCTCCGGGAAATGCATGAAGACATCATTTATATCATGTATAAATTTGAGAGGATATTTCCTCCAAATTTTTTTGACATCATGCCTCACCTGATGATCCATCTTCCCGAGCAATTATTGCTTACCGGTCCAGTACACTACACTTGGATGTATCCCATGGAAATGTACGTTTTTTACACCTGAATTCCTCAATATATATACATGTTCAATAATCATAACACTTTGCAACTTGATTTATAGGCAACTTGGAAACTACAAAGATTATGTGGCTAATAAATCCACGCCTGAAGGATGTATAGCTGAAGCATATATAGCTGAAGCATATATAGCTGAAGCATATATTGCGCACGAGTGCGTCACCTACATGAAGTTGTATTTAGGAGCGTTGAAGGAAACTCCGCAAACCATACCGGTGACATGTTTTTCGTCGGCTAAACTTTTGGACTATAGCCGACGAATATCTTCAATTTTTCGTCGGCTAAAGTCTGGGAAAAAAATCGACGACATGTTTTTCGTCAGCTAAACTCTGGGACTATAGCCGACTACGTCTTTTAGTTTCGTCGGCTAAAGTCATCGTCGACGACCTTTTTCTGACGAAATCTTAGCCGACGAATTAAGCTAACAGGCCAACGAAACTTTTTCGTCGGCTAAAGAGTTTCGTCGGTTAAAGTGCTTGTCCTGGTAGTGATGGTTGGAGTTGCTCTTAGCTTCTCAAACTCATCCTCCGAGTCCAAAAACAAAAACATGGAGTAGTCGTAGATAATGCCTTCAAATTGGAGCAATGAGTCAAGTCTAGTCCATGATGCACGAGGGGATTTACAACTCTTGGACTTGGATTTAGATTTGGAAGGATATATGATGATTGGCTCGCAGGAAAAGGAGAACAATTCGCTCACTTTGATTGCATGAACATGGTATCGAGAGTTACCACAGTAAATATTGGTCGACAATACACATATACATGGATTTGTTGTCGGCATACTTAGCATGGGTATTGGGAAAGGTAGGGTACGTTGGAGATGAGAGAGAGCCAATGCTTCAAGATACATTTGAAGCGATTAGGGTTCCGGCTGGCACGCGCAAGAGGATCTCTGCAAGCAGGTTTTCAATGTTGGCTACAGTTTCTGCAAATGATGACGGAACTTTCTTGGATCGATCTATTGTTGACATCCTTTTTCTTTCTCCATCTTCTATCTTGGATATGATTATTATTATTATTTTTATCAAGAGACGTCAGACCTTGTATTAATAATGAAAATGTAGAAAAGCAACATAAACATGCATGGTTCACCCTTATGGGCCACGGTATTATCAAACCGTGTGAAACTATGCTATTAACTCTAGAATAGAGCTCATCAAGTAACCAGTAATCAGGACATGTTAGATGGCCTAACCTATTCATAAACGCCTAGGACCACCCTACACAGAGGAAGTTTCCCAGGTTCAAAAACAAAGCAGAAAATAAAAAACTTAGATACAATCAGCCTAAGCCCACTAAGCATTCCAAGACCAAAGCCTAAGGCCCAAGTCCAAACCTGAAACCCTAGCCACACCATTGACCCCAAAGTCAATCTGTCGTGATATATCCGCCACCACATTGCCATCTTCACCACTAGAAGCCATAATATTGACGTCACCAGACGTTGTCTTGAGATAAAGAGGTGACAACATCAAGCAGTCGCCATCCAAATCACCAAAGAGAGCGCCACCGTCATTTTCAGGGAGAGAGATGACAACACCAGCCATCACACCAGCCTTTGAGAACCCATAGCCGCCATTTAAATCATATCCACAACCACCACAACAACGAGCAACCCAACCCTCTTGCCGCCATGGGTCGTCGACATCACCGCTGAACTCCACAACCAAGCTTATGAAGGATTGGCGATCTTTATCCCATGATTAATTCGCCCTCTCCTCCACGACCATGTCTTGGAGAGAAAAAGAATCGAAGAAAGAAAATAGATGGTTGTAGCCACCCCTGTGCTTGAACCTAGTCGGAACTTCCATTAACAAGGCCGATGCCGTCGCCATCAGAGGAGAAGGAGAAGGAGAAGATGAGGCTCAGACCAAAGAAAAGAGAGAGAAGACGACACATCTCTAGCGTTTTTCCTCTGAGGATTTAATGGTGTGACTTTTGAACCCCTGTAATTAGAAACCAAATTCCCATCAACTTCTTGTAATTAGAAGATTGGCAATCCATAGAGTGAAAACAATGTCAGTTATATATGCCGAAACCAGCTAGTCTTAAATTGAAAAAAGCAAAACTAAAGGAAGTTAAGGGTTATGTTATACATAGTGAATACACGAGTTATTTTCTCAATCTCATATTTACAAATATAGGTGTATGAACATTT
Above is a window of Fragaria vesca subsp. vesca linkage group LG7, FraVesHawaii_1.0, whole genome shotgun sequence DNA encoding:
- the LOC101313053 gene encoding cytochrome P450 82A3-like produces the protein MDFLLPSSICAPTTILASVLFLVSFVWIYKYKEKSTAKNRGPPEAPGAWPILGHLPLLGGPQPPHVILANMANKYGPLFTIKLGVHRALVVSSWDVAKECLTSTNDKAFANRPKALAAEIMGYDYAMFGFSPYGAYWRQVRKIAMLHILSGHKLEMLKHVRESEVKVCTKHIVDMWERNKGVSNKVMVEMRKWFGDLTSNVMLRMVVGKRFLGLEQENEEIECLRKALREFFKLGGEFVISDAVPYLRWLDLGGYEKAMKKTAKELDGALQKCLEEHKHKSSNSVQHVNGENDFMDMVLSVLDDDCIQDFGGSVTADTISKATCLSVLLGGTDTTAVTLTWALSLLLNNPEVLKKAQLELDNHVGRDRQVNESDVKNLVYLQAIMKETLRLYPAAPLSVPHESREDCTVGDYHVSSGTRLLINLSKIQRDPNIWIEPCKFQPERFLTTHKNVDVRGQSLEFTPFGTGRRICPGISLALQVTQLTLAHLLHGFEITAPSGEPVDMGESSGLTNMKATPLEVFLTPRLHPKLYENVDYKCS